The following are from one region of the Biomphalaria glabrata chromosome 4, xgBioGlab47.1, whole genome shotgun sequence genome:
- the LOC106078307 gene encoding uncharacterized protein LOC106078307, with the protein MISALGVTAVLGSECGLKNYQSCSHYKLVTTDTFQGFISAGENFDTKCSNFQVALECARKSDFLKGCKDEELVDFNMIDNLYRTICKDFKKDYTESSKCFQSSEFKDEVESCLKHFYTAPNMVNAERCYLLNEVVTCFDGLNAEETECADSVRFLASTVMRPYLHPIGRLYSCPGYEETTTTSTVQTTTTTTTTTAEISTVIDTVESESEPLKTERSREGNGAGSITHYYLYEFVVFSYCILCLL; encoded by the exons TGATCTCAGCACTTGGAGTGACCGCTGTCCTAGGATCAGAGTGTGGACTTAAAAATTACCAATCCTGTTCTCATTATAAACTAGTGACCACTGACACGTTTCAAGGTTTTATTTCTGCTGGGGAAAATTTCGATACCAAATGCAG TAATTTCCAAGTTGCGTTAGAATGCGCTCGAAAAAGTGATTTTCTTAAAGGGTGTAAAGACGAAGAGTTGGTGGACTTCAACATGATAGATAATCTTTATAGAACTATTTGCAAAGACTTTAAGAAAG ACTATACAGAAAGTTCTAAATGTTTTCAATCTTCTGAATTTAAAGACGAAGTTGAAAGTTGTTTAAAGCATTTCTACACGGCACCGAACATGGTAAATGCAGAGCGTTGCTA tcTTCTTAATGAGGTTGTGACTTGCTTTGACGGGCTGAATGCTGAAGAAACAGAGTGTGCCGACTCTGTCAGGTTCCTAGCCTCTACTGTGATGCGACCCTATCTTCATCCCATTGGAAGACTATACAGTTGTCCAG GCTATGaggaaacaacaacaacatcaacagtccagacaactacaacaacaacaacaacaacagcagaaaTATCCACAGTAATCGACACAGTGGAGAGCGAGTCAGAACCCCTCAAGACGGAGAGATCTCGTGAAGGGAATGGAGCAGGGTCGATAACTCACTATTATCTTTATGAATTCGTAGTTTTTTCTTATTGTATATTGTGTCTATTGTGA